A genome region from Arthrobacter sp. V1I9 includes the following:
- a CDS encoding carboxypeptidase regulatory-like domain-containing protein has translation MPANAADLSDASISGHISVPPGADARTTAIHVYAATPTGEYVTTAYPAAEGAYSVSNLSAGSYKLWFSDYTSKSVPQWYGGADQGSATGLTVGAGQQLTGIDVVMAKGASISGHITAPAGVDLSAVGVYAYNSGGYAGSRWAAVAEDGSYKFTALAAGSYKLQFTPNNSGALEQWYGGAVSSDSATAVLLTAEQELTGVDAVLVKGASISGKVTAPAGVDPASVSISVHKAAQYSYSGYAQINSDGSYAVRGLSAGSYKLEFNTNNSSAAKQWYSGAATFETATPVTVDSGQDLTGIDDALVKAASISGQVTAPAGVDLASVQVQLYQTDGSSSYAGSAQVQVDGTYTVGGLSAGSYKVHFSGYNSGALEQWYPGAASSDTATVINLTAGQGRGGVDATLVKGASISGHLTATAGVELSYITVTVRSGSGQDYGSGPIGADGAYLVRGLPAGSYKVQFSGSDSYSGALEQWHSGAASADTATPVTVAEGQDLAGVDATLVKGASISGTVTAPAGVDVNYLSVYAESLDGSSRSYGNAEFNGNYTLRGLAPGSYKVRFSGYNSGTLTQWYSGASTFESATPVILAEAQDLSGIDAALVMGASISGKVTAPPGTDLTSVYVNVSAADHSSSLSGRVNYDGSYLVRGLPAGAYKVQFSGSGAGLLDQWHANASSFETATPLTLAAGQDLTEIDATLVKGASISGTVTAPAGVDLSGVSVQVRSLEGSTGFNTQVNRSGKYTVRGLPAGTYKVQFSGFASGTLDQWYAEASTFESATAVTVTASQDLTGIDAELKNGASISGKISAPAGVDLKAVWVTAYHSSGAMDYAGSSSVAADGSYKVGGLQAGSYKLEINSGNSGALNQWYGGGLTFSTATAIVITDGQAAGNADAVLVKGVSLSGKVTAPAGVSVSEVTVSVLEADSGSQAGYAWVAVDGSYRVGGLRAGNYKVQFNGGTSGALDAWHGGGESLQTAATVAVGASEDLADLNVSLVKGATISGKITAPSGVDLTRVNVAASLDERPMRTWFPVNADGTYVLKGLPAGTYKVLFSGPESGALDEWYDDAKMQAEAAPIVLTAGQGRTGIDAVLALGASISGKVTVPAGVSSSGVVILHKSDNTFAKSVYFGSDGNYLLQGLDAGSYKLQFVPYTAAVLQQWYSNASSMEAAATVTLTDGQSLTSMDATLVKGATISGKITAPDGVSLGAAQVGAFKSGSADVAAARSSVLADGSYTLVGLEPGTYKLQFFGVRSGAVDSWFGGSTFEAATARPVTAEQNLTGVDVTVVTGASITGKVAGANPQGYPLSVLDETGKLVKSEYTDQSGNYSVVGLAAGSYKVAFNRSSGYSTEEAQYYQNKPESAGINQAQLIQLAAGQSVPNVDATLAKGGSIGGTVLDKAGKPAPYLYVQAYTVDGSLVTRGGMTDGAGKYNVTGLTSGKYVLRVHSWMDGELFSGNADTEAAASPVTVVGGNSTPHDLSWAAVRPALTAPNPTITGTVVVGSTLTAVPGIWEPAPVTLAYQWKADGTAITGATANTYKPTTRDAGKTLTVTVTGTKDGYTTVAKTSAATTAVAAGTLTAPDPTITGTAAVGSTLTAVPGTWEPAPITLAYQWKANGTAITGATANTYKPTTTDLGKTLTVTVTGTKDGYTTVVKTSPATGTVMAANPVLTAPMPTISGTAKVGVALTAVPGTWGPATVTLGYQWKANGIAITGATAAAYRPAATDLGKTLAVTVTGTKAGYTTVAKTSTATAKVAGGTLGVPAVTIKGTLRVGSTLTAAGTWGPAPVTLKYQWKANGIAITGATASTYRPAATVLGKILTVTVTGSKSGYTTAAKTSAATAKVAAGLLTAPVPGITGTAKVGNTLTAIAIWGPAPVTLKYQWKANGIAITGATASTYRPAATVLGKTLTVTVTGSKSGYTTVAKTSAATARVVAGTLTAPAPAITGTAKVGSRLAASPGTWGPAPVTLKYQWKANGIAITGATASTYTPTTTVRAKTVTVTVTGTKTGYTTVAKTSAATAKVI, from the coding sequence GTGCCTGCCAACGCGGCCGACCTGTCCGACGCGTCAATCAGCGGGCACATTTCCGTCCCGCCCGGTGCAGATGCCCGCACCACGGCAATCCATGTCTACGCTGCCACTCCCACGGGAGAGTACGTGACCACCGCCTATCCAGCTGCCGAAGGCGCCTACAGCGTTAGCAATCTTTCGGCAGGCTCGTACAAACTGTGGTTCTCCGATTACACCAGCAAGTCCGTTCCTCAGTGGTACGGCGGGGCTGATCAAGGCTCAGCCACCGGCTTGACTGTCGGAGCCGGGCAGCAGCTCACCGGCATTGACGTCGTCATGGCCAAGGGGGCATCAATCAGCGGCCACATCACCGCCCCGGCCGGGGTCGACCTCTCGGCGGTAGGCGTCTACGCGTACAACTCAGGCGGTTATGCCGGGTCCCGCTGGGCCGCCGTGGCCGAAGACGGAAGCTACAAGTTCACCGCCCTTGCCGCCGGCAGCTACAAACTCCAGTTCACTCCAAACAATTCCGGAGCCTTGGAGCAGTGGTACGGCGGGGCAGTCTCGTCCGACAGCGCCACCGCCGTCTTGCTCACGGCGGAACAGGAACTCACCGGCGTCGACGCCGTCCTCGTCAAAGGAGCTTCGATCAGCGGCAAGGTGACGGCACCTGCCGGCGTCGACCCGGCCTCGGTGAGCATTTCGGTCCACAAGGCAGCGCAGTACTCCTACTCGGGATACGCACAGATCAACTCCGACGGCAGTTACGCAGTACGCGGTCTTTCCGCGGGCAGTTACAAACTGGAGTTCAATACCAACAACTCCAGTGCTGCAAAACAGTGGTACTCAGGGGCAGCGACCTTCGAAACAGCTACCCCGGTCACAGTTGACTCCGGCCAGGATCTCACTGGAATCGATGATGCGTTAGTCAAGGCGGCTTCCATCAGCGGACAGGTTACCGCGCCCGCCGGCGTCGATCTGGCGTCCGTTCAGGTACAGCTCTATCAGACAGACGGTTCGAGCAGCTATGCCGGGTCCGCGCAAGTTCAGGTGGATGGCACCTACACAGTCGGGGGCCTTTCCGCCGGCAGTTACAAAGTCCACTTCAGCGGCTACAACTCCGGCGCGTTGGAGCAGTGGTACCCAGGTGCAGCCTCCTCCGACACAGCCACGGTCATCAACCTCACGGCCGGACAGGGCCGGGGCGGAGTGGACGCCACCTTGGTCAAAGGCGCTTCAATCAGCGGCCACCTCACCGCAACGGCGGGAGTTGAACTCAGCTACATTACTGTGACCGTCCGTTCAGGCTCCGGCCAGGACTACGGGTCTGGACCCATCGGCGCGGACGGCGCCTACCTGGTGCGCGGCCTTCCGGCCGGAAGCTACAAAGTTCAGTTCAGCGGCAGCGACAGCTATTCGGGTGCGCTGGAACAGTGGCACTCCGGAGCCGCCTCGGCCGATACAGCCACTCCCGTCACCGTGGCCGAAGGCCAGGATCTCGCCGGCGTCGACGCAACGCTGGTGAAAGGGGCCTCCATCAGTGGAACCGTTACGGCGCCTGCGGGTGTGGACGTGAACTACTTGAGCGTCTACGCCGAAAGCTTGGATGGCTCCTCTCGGTCCTACGGCAACGCCGAGTTCAACGGCAACTACACCCTGAGGGGCCTGGCCCCGGGCAGCTATAAGGTGCGGTTCAGCGGGTACAACTCCGGCACCCTCACCCAGTGGTACTCGGGGGCCTCCACTTTTGAAAGTGCAACCCCTGTCATTCTTGCCGAGGCTCAGGATCTCAGCGGCATCGATGCGGCACTCGTTATGGGCGCCTCCATCAGCGGCAAGGTGACGGCACCTCCCGGAACCGATCTAACCTCTGTCTACGTAAACGTGTCCGCGGCGGATCATTCCTCGTCGTTGTCGGGACGGGTCAACTATGACGGTAGCTACTTGGTGCGCGGCCTGCCTGCAGGTGCGTACAAGGTCCAGTTCAGCGGAAGCGGCGCGGGCTTGCTCGACCAGTGGCATGCCAATGCTTCGTCCTTCGAAACGGCCACGCCGCTCACTCTTGCCGCAGGCCAGGACCTCACCGAAATCGACGCAACCCTGGTGAAGGGTGCCTCGATCAGCGGAACTGTTACGGCACCTGCCGGCGTGGACCTCAGCGGCGTCAGCGTGCAGGTACGAAGCCTGGAAGGTTCTACCGGGTTCAACACACAGGTGAACCGGAGCGGCAAATACACAGTTCGGGGACTGCCAGCCGGCACTTACAAAGTGCAGTTCAGCGGATTCGCCTCCGGCACTCTCGATCAGTGGTATGCGGAAGCATCCACATTTGAGTCCGCCACCGCCGTCACCGTGACCGCCAGTCAGGACTTGACTGGAATCGACGCTGAATTGAAGAACGGAGCGTCCATCAGCGGAAAAATCAGCGCTCCTGCAGGCGTAGACCTGAAAGCCGTGTGGGTCACCGCCTACCACAGCAGTGGTGCCATGGACTACGCGGGCTCCTCCTCCGTCGCAGCGGATGGTTCCTACAAAGTGGGTGGGTTGCAGGCCGGATCCTACAAACTGGAGATCAACTCGGGTAATTCCGGCGCCCTAAACCAGTGGTACGGGGGCGGCCTGACCTTCAGCACGGCCACCGCCATCGTCATCACCGACGGCCAGGCCGCAGGCAACGCTGATGCCGTGCTCGTGAAGGGTGTGAGCCTCAGCGGCAAAGTCACAGCGCCCGCTGGGGTCTCCGTCTCGGAGGTCACCGTGTCGGTTCTCGAAGCAGACAGCGGATCGCAAGCAGGATACGCCTGGGTAGCAGTCGACGGCAGCTACAGGGTCGGTGGTCTTCGGGCAGGAAACTATAAGGTCCAGTTCAATGGGGGCACCTCCGGGGCGCTGGATGCCTGGCATGGAGGCGGCGAGTCGCTGCAGACTGCTGCGACCGTCGCCGTCGGGGCTAGCGAGGACCTGGCGGATCTCAATGTGAGCCTAGTCAAGGGCGCCACCATCAGCGGAAAGATCACTGCGCCCTCCGGTGTAGATCTGACCCGCGTCAACGTCGCCGCCAGCCTGGACGAACGCCCGATGAGGACATGGTTCCCCGTAAACGCGGATGGTACGTATGTGCTCAAGGGACTGCCTGCAGGAACCTATAAGGTGCTCTTTAGTGGCCCTGAATCCGGCGCCTTGGACGAGTGGTACGACGATGCGAAGATGCAGGCCGAGGCGGCACCCATCGTTTTGACTGCCGGACAGGGCCGCACGGGTATCGACGCGGTACTTGCCCTAGGCGCGAGCATCAGTGGCAAGGTCACTGTGCCTGCCGGTGTAAGCAGCTCCGGCGTAGTCATCCTCCACAAGAGCGATAACACTTTCGCAAAATCCGTTTATTTCGGATCTGATGGCAACTACCTGCTACAGGGGCTAGACGCCGGTAGCTACAAGTTGCAGTTTGTCCCGTATACCGCGGCAGTTTTGCAGCAGTGGTACAGCAACGCCTCGTCCATGGAAGCGGCAGCCACTGTCACACTGACGGACGGCCAGAGCCTAACCTCCATGGATGCAACCCTGGTCAAGGGCGCCACTATCAGCGGAAAAATCACAGCCCCTGACGGCGTCTCCCTTGGCGCTGCCCAGGTCGGCGCCTTCAAGTCCGGATCCGCTGACGTTGCGGCGGCCCGCAGCTCAGTGCTCGCGGATGGTTCCTACACCCTGGTTGGCCTGGAGCCCGGAACGTACAAACTGCAGTTCTTCGGAGTTCGCAGCGGCGCCGTCGACAGCTGGTTCGGCGGATCCACGTTCGAGGCCGCCACCGCCAGGCCGGTCACAGCGGAACAAAACCTCACTGGAGTCGACGTGACGGTAGTGACCGGTGCATCCATTACTGGAAAGGTCGCGGGTGCTAACCCTCAGGGCTACCCGCTCTCAGTTCTGGATGAAACCGGAAAGCTCGTTAAAAGCGAGTACACCGACCAGTCAGGCAATTACAGCGTGGTCGGACTTGCGGCCGGGTCGTACAAGGTGGCCTTCAACCGCTCCAGCGGATACTCCACGGAGGAAGCCCAGTATTACCAGAACAAGCCCGAATCCGCGGGTATTAACCAAGCCCAGCTGATCCAGCTCGCCGCGGGGCAGTCTGTGCCGAATGTTGATGCCACCTTGGCCAAGGGCGGATCGATCGGCGGCACCGTGCTTGACAAGGCCGGAAAGCCGGCGCCCTACCTTTATGTCCAGGCGTATACGGTGGACGGTTCGCTGGTGACGCGCGGCGGAATGACGGACGGGGCCGGCAAATACAACGTCACCGGCCTGACATCAGGGAAGTACGTTCTTCGGGTGCATAGCTGGATGGACGGAGAACTCTTCTCGGGCAACGCCGACACCGAGGCCGCTGCCAGTCCCGTGACGGTCGTCGGCGGCAACTCTACGCCGCATGACCTGTCCTGGGCAGCAGTACGTCCTGCCCTCACCGCGCCAAATCCCACCATCACCGGCACCGTCGTTGTAGGCTCAACCCTCACCGCGGTCCCGGGCATCTGGGAACCGGCACCAGTCACCCTGGCCTACCAGTGGAAAGCTGATGGCACCGCCATTACCGGCGCCACCGCCAACACCTACAAACCCACGACGAGGGATGCCGGCAAGACCCTGACCGTCACCGTGACAGGAACCAAGGACGGCTACACCACGGTTGCTAAGACATCTGCGGCTACCACCGCCGTTGCCGCCGGCACCCTCACTGCCCCGGATCCGACCATCACCGGCACCGCCGCTGTGGGCTCAACCCTCACCGCGGTCCCGGGCACCTGGGAACCGGCACCAATCACCCTGGCCTACCAGTGGAAAGCTAACGGCACCGCCATTACCGGCGCCACCGCCAACACCTACAAACCCACGACGACGGACTTGGGCAAGACCCTGACCGTCACCGTGACAGGAACCAAGGACGGCTACACCACAGTGGTGAAGACTTCCCCGGCCACTGGAACCGTTATGGCTGCCAACCCGGTACTGACCGCACCCATGCCTACGATTTCCGGCACTGCCAAGGTAGGCGTCGCCCTCACGGCCGTGCCCGGCACGTGGGGACCGGCGACCGTCACCCTGGGCTACCAGTGGAAAGCTAACGGCATCGCCATCACTGGCGCCACTGCCGCTGCCTACCGGCCCGCGGCAACGGACCTGGGCAAAACCCTGGCCGTCACCGTCACCGGAACCAAGGCGGGCTACACCACGGTAGCCAAGACCAGTACGGCAACAGCCAAGGTCGCCGGAGGCACCCTGGGCGTGCCGGCGGTTACCATCAAGGGGACGCTCAGGGTTGGCTCCACCCTTACCGCGGCAGGCACCTGGGGACCGGCACCGGTCACACTGAAGTACCAATGGAAGGCGAACGGCATCGCCATCACCGGCGCCACCGCCAGTACCTACAGGCCGGCTGCAACAGTCCTGGGCAAAATCCTGACCGTGACCGTCACCGGTTCCAAGTCCGGCTACACCACGGCAGCCAAGACCAGTGCAGCAACGGCCAAGGTTGCCGCAGGCCTCCTGACCGCACCGGTGCCGGGCATTACCGGAACGGCCAAGGTCGGTAACACTCTGACGGCAATCGCCATTTGGGGACCGGCGCCGGTCACACTGAAGTACCAATGGAAAGCGAACGGCATCGCCATCACCGGCGCCACCGCCAGCACCTACAGGCCGGCTGCAACAGTCCTGGGCAAAACCCTGACCGTCACCGTCACCGGTTCCAAGTCCGGCTACACCACAGTAGCCAAGACCAGCGCGGCAACAGCGAGGGTCGTGGCAGGAACATTGACCGCACCGGCGCCTGCGATCACGGGCACTGCCAAAGTCGGCTCAAGGCTGGCAGCCTCCCCAGGCACCTGGGGACCGGCACCGGTCACCCTGAAGTACCAGTGGAAAGCGAACGGCATCGCCATCACCGGCGCTACCGCCAGCACCTACACACCGACAACAACGGTCCGCGCAAAGACGGTGACCGTCACCGTTACAGGGACAAAGACCGGCTACACCACGGTCGCTAAGACTTCCGCGGCAACCGCCAAGGTGATTTAG
- a CDS encoding Ig-like domain-containing protein yields the protein MSTFTVQGLIAEGSDGAPSTPDLAAASDSGRSATDNITNIATPTVTGTAPAGSTAPVQLIVDGAATPVATTLSGGSYSARLAPLTPGIHKIQSRTANPAYLPDPATGLVPADVPQYLTSPTLTFTVDTAAPAASVTAPFPSTPTLDNTPTLNFSSEAGAKFACRLLPSNSTWDPTCASPKTWDAQVNGTYVFEVRATDAAGNVSATASRTVRIGAADTVAPTVASRVPASGATGVGTGTNITAAFSEFVQGISGTTFTLRNAAGTVIPATVTYDQATRRATLDPTALLNPNTTYTATLTGGTAAIRDLANRPLASTNWSFTTGTAPTVTSRTPAVNATGVLRTANITATFSKPVNGVSATTFTLKNTATGAAVTATVTRNGTTNQWILNPATTLAASTRYTATITGGPGTIRDAAGTPLATTSWSFTTGTL from the coding sequence GTGAGCACCTTCACCGTCCAGGGGCTGATTGCGGAGGGTTCCGACGGCGCCCCCTCCACACCGGATCTCGCTGCAGCCAGTGACAGTGGACGTTCCGCGACGGACAACATCACCAACATCGCCACGCCAACCGTGACCGGTACTGCGCCGGCGGGCAGCACAGCGCCTGTGCAGCTGATCGTCGACGGAGCAGCGACCCCGGTGGCAACCACACTCTCCGGCGGAAGCTACTCCGCTAGGCTGGCACCGCTCACCCCGGGCATCCACAAGATCCAGTCCCGCACAGCAAACCCTGCCTACCTCCCGGACCCCGCAACGGGTTTGGTACCGGCAGACGTGCCGCAGTACCTCACCTCCCCGACACTGACGTTCACGGTGGACACCGCCGCCCCGGCAGCCTCCGTCACCGCCCCGTTCCCCTCAACACCAACGCTGGATAACACCCCGACACTGAATTTCTCCAGTGAAGCCGGTGCCAAGTTCGCATGCCGGCTGCTGCCGAGCAACTCCACCTGGGACCCCACCTGCGCCTCGCCCAAAACCTGGGATGCACAGGTCAACGGGACGTATGTCTTCGAGGTCCGGGCCACGGACGCCGCCGGCAACGTCAGCGCCACCGCCAGCCGGACCGTTAGGATCGGTGCCGCCGACACCGTGGCACCCACTGTCGCCAGCCGGGTACCCGCCTCCGGTGCCACCGGCGTCGGTACCGGCACCAACATCACCGCCGCCTTCAGCGAATTCGTTCAGGGAATCTCCGGCACCACGTTTACACTCCGAAACGCCGCCGGCACCGTAATCCCGGCGACAGTGACCTACGACCAAGCCACCCGGCGAGCAACCCTTGACCCCACCGCCCTGCTCAATCCGAACACCACCTACACCGCCACCCTGACCGGCGGCACGGCCGCAATCCGGGACCTGGCCAACCGGCCGCTGGCATCAACCAACTGGTCATTCACCACAGGCACCGCACCCACCGTGACCTCCCGGACACCCGCAGTCAACGCCACCGGAGTCCTGAGAACGGCCAACATCACCGCGACGTTCAGCAAGCCCGTTAACGGCGTCAGCGCCACCACCTTCACCCTGAAGAACACTGCAACCGGTGCGGCGGTAACAGCCACCGTCACCCGCAACGGAACCACGAACCAGTGGATCCTCAACCCCGCCACCACACTTGCGGCCAGCACCCGGTACACCGCCACCATCACCGGCGGCCCCGGCACCATCCGCGACGCGGCAGGCACACCCCTAGCCACCACCAGTTGGAGCTTTACCACCGGCACCCTCTAA
- a CDS encoding multicopper oxidase family protein: MTISRRQVLLIGGLGVLGAGGALLPTRSVEAKSASRLAANEMPRPFQSEFHQAPFLDPYKKGIDPVDGRPVHYYQVTEKATTAQILPRLTTPILGYNGLFPGPTISLDQGTKAVLRVRNQLPALHPLDGHALSTSTHLHGSASLPQYDGYASDITYPGFYKDYHYPNFQPARTLWYHDHGVHYTAQNAYSGLAAQYHMHDPIERKLLPQGRFDVALTINDVMFAADGSLGYDDNTHSGLWGDVILVNGRPWPVMKVQKRVYRFRILNCSISRSLRPVLSTGDPLIMVATDGGLMPAAQSVANYRHGGAERYEVLIDFRKYKTGQRVELRNLSNPNNIDYDFTNKIMAFDVTDEPVDTSDPTWNRIPTTLAPSEAMSLTTKQSVKTRQFRVKRNDVTNMWTINDDSWQDIIASGYKKVAADPAANSVEIWEIENKSGGWFHPLHIHLVDFQVLSRNGKAPFAYERGPKDVVYIGENETVRLLMRFTPHKGLYMMHCHNLPHEDHDMMTQFRVGLKATDVDENDPMTAAQPAWDDEKD; the protein is encoded by the coding sequence ATGACAATTTCACGCCGCCAAGTTCTGTTGATCGGTGGACTTGGGGTCCTCGGAGCAGGTGGGGCGTTGTTGCCGACGAGATCGGTGGAGGCCAAGTCCGCCAGCCGGCTCGCCGCCAATGAGATGCCACGGCCCTTCCAGTCAGAGTTCCACCAGGCGCCCTTCCTGGATCCGTATAAGAAGGGCATTGATCCCGTAGACGGGCGCCCCGTACATTACTACCAGGTGACGGAGAAGGCCACGACGGCTCAGATTTTGCCTCGGCTGACAACACCCATCCTCGGCTACAACGGGCTGTTCCCCGGGCCCACCATCAGCCTGGACCAAGGCACCAAAGCTGTGTTGCGGGTCCGCAACCAGCTTCCGGCGCTGCATCCGCTGGACGGACACGCCCTTTCCACCTCCACGCACCTGCATGGGTCCGCGTCGCTGCCGCAGTATGACGGCTATGCCAGCGACATCACCTACCCGGGGTTCTACAAGGATTACCACTACCCCAACTTCCAGCCTGCACGGACGCTGTGGTACCACGACCACGGCGTCCACTACACGGCCCAGAATGCCTATTCGGGCCTCGCGGCGCAGTACCACATGCATGATCCCATCGAACGGAAGCTGCTCCCGCAGGGCCGCTTCGACGTGGCACTGACCATTAACGACGTCATGTTCGCAGCAGACGGATCGCTGGGCTACGACGACAACACCCACTCGGGACTTTGGGGTGACGTCATTTTGGTCAACGGTAGGCCGTGGCCCGTTATGAAGGTGCAGAAGCGGGTGTACCGCTTCCGAATCCTTAACTGCTCCATCTCCCGTTCCCTGCGGCCGGTGCTCAGTACCGGCGATCCGCTGATCATGGTTGCCACCGATGGCGGACTGATGCCGGCCGCGCAAAGCGTGGCGAACTACCGCCACGGCGGGGCAGAGCGGTACGAGGTCCTGATCGATTTCCGGAAGTACAAGACCGGGCAGCGGGTCGAGCTCCGGAACCTCTCCAACCCGAACAACATCGACTACGACTTCACCAACAAGATCATGGCATTCGACGTCACTGACGAGCCGGTGGACACCTCCGACCCCACCTGGAACCGGATTCCCACCACCCTGGCCCCCAGTGAAGCCATGTCGCTGACAACAAAACAGTCCGTAAAGACGCGCCAGTTCCGAGTTAAGCGCAACGACGTCACCAACATGTGGACCATCAACGATGACAGCTGGCAGGACATCATAGCCAGCGGGTACAAAAAAGTGGCTGCGGATCCAGCAGCCAACTCAGTGGAGATATGGGAAATTGAGAACAAATCAGGCGGCTGGTTCCACCCGCTCCACATCCACCTCGTGGATTTCCAGGTCCTCAGCCGCAACGGGAAAGCACCCTTCGCTTACGAACGCGGCCCGAAGGACGTGGTGTACATAGGCGAAAACGAGACCGTACGGCTGCTGATGAGGTTCACCCCCCACAAAGGCCTGTACATGATGCATTGCCATAACCTGCCGCACGAGGACCACGACATGATGACCCAGTTCCGGGTAGGCCTCAAAGCGACAGACGTGGACGAGAACGATCCCATGACCGCCGCTCAGCCTGCATGGGACGACGAGAAGGATTGA